From a region of the Dyella jiangningensis genome:
- a CDS encoding sigma-70 family RNA polymerase sigma factor — protein sequence MTGPDTARSARFESLVLPHLDAAYNLARWLARDAGDAQDVVQEAMLRALRYFDSFHGSDARVWLLTIVRHTYYTMRSKHRQDDLHAELDDDLHPVADESPSPETLTLLAVDVGALRAALERMPPPLREVIVLRELEECSYKEIAAIIEQRIGTVMSRLARARERLRAELGHHPKEVRRHDVR from the coding sequence ATGACCGGCCCTGACACCGCGCGAAGCGCCCGCTTCGAGTCGCTGGTGCTGCCGCATCTCGACGCGGCCTACAATCTGGCGCGATGGCTGGCGCGCGATGCCGGCGATGCGCAGGACGTGGTGCAGGAAGCGATGCTTCGCGCGCTGCGTTACTTCGACAGTTTCCATGGTAGCGATGCGCGGGTGTGGCTACTCACCATCGTGCGCCACACCTATTACACGATGCGCAGCAAGCATCGGCAGGACGACCTGCATGCGGAGCTCGACGACGACCTCCATCCGGTGGCGGACGAAAGCCCTTCGCCGGAAACGCTCACCCTGCTCGCCGTCGACGTGGGCGCCCTGCGCGCCGCATTGGAACGCATGCCGCCACCGCTACGCGAAGTCATCGTGCTGCGCGAACTGGAGGAGTGCTCGTACAAGGAGATCGCGGCCATCATCGAACAACGCATCGGCACCGTGATGTCGCGACTGGCCCGCGCACGCGAACGCCTGCGCGCCGAACTGGG